From the genome of Spirosomataceae bacterium TFI 002, one region includes:
- a CDS encoding glutamyl-tRNA synthetase has translation MSVKVRFAPSPTGPLHIGGVRTALYNYLFAKNQGGEIYLRIEDTDQSRFVAGAEQYIEDSLSWLGIEFDQSPSKGGPHAPYRQSERKDIYADYAQKLVAEGKAYYAFDTAEDLAEMRAKLEAEKADNPSYNSVTRMQMKNSITLSKDEVEAKLAANEPYVIRLKVPIKEEIRFKDLIRDWVVVHSSTIDDKVLLKADGMPTYHLANIVDDHLMEITHVIRGEEWLPSAPLHILLYRAFGWEAPQFAHLPLLLKPQGNGKLSKRDGLLGDFPVFPMEWKDESGEISRGFKEDGYFDDALLNFLALLGWNPGTEQEMFSMEELIGAFSLDKINKSGARFDVEKAKWFNQQYLKNKSDEELAALLNPKVDSPEMAENLVKLMKDRVTFVNEMVDEIPFLFTAPQSYDETIAEKKWDDTVKENFPKIISLFEAMDAEDFKTEAIHKVLFEDLAEQAGIKPGKIMQAFRLAVTGVGQGPDLMLTLEILGKAEVISRIQKALDTLGR, from the coding sequence ATGTCAGTAAAAGTAAGATTTGCACCTAGTCCTACAGGACCATTACACATTGGCGGAGTGCGTACAGCACTCTATAATTACCTTTTTGCAAAGAACCAAGGTGGAGAAATCTATTTAAGAATAGAGGACACCGACCAATCGCGTTTTGTTGCAGGTGCAGAGCAATATATAGAAGACTCATTGTCTTGGCTTGGAATTGAATTTGATCAATCTCCGTCGAAAGGTGGGCCACATGCCCCATATCGACAATCGGAGCGAAAAGATATTTATGCTGATTATGCACAAAAACTAGTTGCTGAAGGCAAGGCTTATTATGCTTTTGATACAGCTGAGGATTTAGCAGAAATGCGAGCAAAACTAGAGGCAGAAAAAGCTGATAATCCTTCATATAACTCGGTAACGAGAATGCAAATGAAGAACAGCATTACTTTGTCAAAAGACGAAGTAGAAGCAAAACTTGCGGCTAATGAGCCTTATGTAATTCGCCTCAAAGTACCTATCAAGGAAGAAATCAGGTTCAAAGACCTTATACGTGACTGGGTAGTGGTTCATAGCTCTACCATTGACGATAAAGTGTTACTAAAAGCCGACGGAATGCCAACTTATCACTTGGCAAACATCGTGGATGATCACTTGATGGAAATCACACACGTGATTCGTGGAGAGGAGTGGTTACCATCAGCTCCATTACATATTTTACTATACAGAGCCTTCGGTTGGGAAGCTCCTCAGTTTGCCCATTTACCGCTATTATTGAAACCACAGGGAAATGGAAAGCTTAGCAAAAGAGATGGTTTGTTAGGTGATTTTCCTGTTTTCCCAATGGAATGGAAAGATGAAAGTGGAGAGATTTCTAGAGGTTTCAAAGAGGATGGTTATTTTGACGATGCATTGTTGAACTTCTTAGCACTATTGGGCTGGAATCCAGGTACGGAACAAGAAATGTTTAGCATGGAAGAGTTGATTGGAGCTTTTTCTTTGGATAAAATCAATAAGTCGGGTGCAAGATTTGATGTGGAGAAAGCCAAATGGTTCAATCAGCAATACCTTAAAAACAAGAGTGACGAGGAGCTTGCTGCTTTATTGAACCCTAAAGTTGATAGTCCAGAAATGGCCGAAAACTTGGTGAAACTCATGAAAGACCGCGTAACATTTGTAAATGAAATGGTAGACGAAATTCCATTTTTATTCACAGCACCACAAAGTTATGATGAAACCATTGCTGAAAAGAAATGGGACGATACGGTAAAAGAGAATTTTCCAAAAATAATTTCGCTTTTCGAAGCAATGGATGCCGAAGATTTCAAAACTGAAGCAATTCATAAAGTATTATTTGAAGACCTTGCAGAACAAGCAGGTATAAAACCAGGTAAAATCATGCAAGCTTTTCGTTTAGCTGTTACTGGGGTGGGGCAAGGACCAGACTTGATGCTGACACTCGAAATATTGGGTAAAGCTGAAGTTATATCTCGTATTCAGAAAGCCTTAGATACCTTGGGTAGATAA
- a CDS encoding DNA (cytosine-5)-methyltransferase 1: MTKDDPNYNFIDLFAGAGGLSEGFIQAGFEPIAHVEIEKSACNTLRTRAVYHYLKTNKKYNTYISYLKGEITREQLYKSIPNEVMDSIINLPIGEENNKNIQKQIDKCLGNKKVDIIIGGPPCQAYSLVGRSRSKTKMEGDPRNYLFVQYAAYLEIYQPKMFVFENVLGLKSAKKGHYLEEMEKLFNEKGYRIKLFTLEATNFGVLQNRKRVVILGWKKNRKVNIPNLEEIIVESNYLVQDLLKDLPVIKAGEGADRFLKYKTETTEYLKSHALRNGIDILTQHIARPHRDQDKEIYKIAVQKWEKKQERLNYNDLPERLKTHRNRTSFFDRFKVVAADLPFSQTVVAHISKDGHYYIHPDGKQNRSISVREAARLQSFPDDYYFEGEKEGANRTAAFKQIGNAVPPLMAKAIAVKIKEIL, encoded by the coding sequence ATGACAAAAGATGATCCAAATTACAATTTCATAGACTTATTCGCGGGTGCTGGAGGGCTTTCAGAAGGTTTTATTCAAGCTGGTTTTGAGCCAATTGCTCATGTTGAAATTGAAAAATCGGCATGTAATACTCTAAGGACAAGAGCAGTTTATCACTATTTAAAAACCAATAAGAAATATAACACATACATTTCCTATCTCAAAGGTGAAATAACACGGGAACAACTATATAAAAGTATACCAAATGAGGTGATGGATTCTATTATAAACCTTCCAATAGGAGAGGAAAACAATAAAAATATTCAAAAACAAATAGATAAATGCCTAGGAAATAAAAAGGTTGATATAATTATTGGAGGACCGCCTTGCCAAGCTTATTCATTAGTTGGCAGATCTCGTTCAAAGACCAAAATGGAGGGCGACCCTAGAAATTATTTGTTCGTACAATACGCTGCATATTTAGAGATATATCAGCCAAAAATGTTTGTTTTTGAGAATGTACTCGGACTTAAGTCAGCAAAGAAAGGTCACTACCTTGAAGAAATGGAAAAGCTTTTCAACGAAAAAGGCTACCGAATAAAGCTCTTTACACTTGAAGCAACAAATTTCGGTGTCTTACAAAATAGGAAAAGAGTCGTGATTCTTGGTTGGAAAAAAAATAGAAAAGTTAACATTCCGAACTTAGAAGAAATAATAGTTGAAAGTAATTACTTGGTTCAGGATTTATTGAAGGATTTGCCAGTAATTAAAGCTGGTGAAGGTGCAGATAGGTTTTTGAAATACAAAACGGAAACAACAGAATACTTAAAATCTCACGCCTTACGCAATGGTATTGACATTTTAACCCAACACATTGCAAGACCCCATAGAGATCAGGATAAAGAAATTTATAAAATTGCCGTTCAGAAATGGGAGAAAAAACAAGAAAGGTTAAATTATAACGATTTGCCAGAACGACTTAAAACCCACCGAAATCGCACTTCATTTTTTGATAGGTTTAAAGTGGTAGCTGCAGATTTGCCTTTCTCTCAAACTGTTGTTGCCCATATTTCCAAAGACGGCCATTATTATATTCATCCTGATGGCAAGCAAAACAGGTCAATCAGTGTTAGAGAAGCAGCACGACTTCAATCTTTTCCTGATGACTATTATTTTGAAGGTGAAAAAGAGGGAGCAAATAGAACGGCTGCTTTTAAACAAATTGGCAATGCTGTGCCGCCTTTGATGGCGAAAGCAATTGCAGTAAAAATTAAAGAAATTCTATAA